A genomic segment from Dendropsophus ebraccatus isolate aDenEbr1 chromosome 7, aDenEbr1.pat, whole genome shotgun sequence encodes:
- the MAB21L2 gene encoding protein mab-21-like 2, which translates to MIAAQAKLVYQLNKYYTERCQARKAAIAKTIREVCKVVSDVLKEVEVQEPRFISSLTEIDARYEGLEVVSPTEFEVVLYLNQMGVFNFVDDGSLPGCAVLKLSDGRKRSMSLWVEFITASGYLSARKIRSRFQTLVAQAVDKCSYRDVVKMIADTSEVRLRIRERYVVQITPAFKCTGIWPRSAAQWPLPHIPWPGPNRVAEVKAEGFNLLSKECYSLTGKQSSAESDAWVLQFAEAENRLLLGGCRNKCLSVLKTLRDRHLELPGQPLNNYHMKTLLLYECEKHPRETDWDEACLGDRLNGILLQLISCLQCRRCPHYFLPNLDLFQGKPHSALESAAKQTWRLAREILTNPKSLDKL; encoded by the coding sequence ATGATCGCCGCCCAGGCCAAGCTGGTCTACCAGCTCAACAAGTACTACACGGAGCGCTGCCAGGCCCGGAAGGCGGCCATCGCCAAGACCATCCGCGAGGTGTGTAAGGTGGTGTCCGACGTGCTGAAGGAGGTGGAGGTGCAGGAGCCGCGCTTCATCAGCTCCCTCACCGAGATAGACGCCCGCTACGAGGGCCTGGAGGTCGTCTCCCCCACGGAGTTCGAGGTGGTCCTCTACCTCAACCAGATGGGGGTCTTCAACTTCGTGGACGACGGTTCCCTGCCGGGCTGCGCGGTGCTGAAGCTGAGTGACGGCCGTAAGCGGAGCATGTCCCTGTGGGTGGAGTTCATCACGGCCTCCGGTTACCTGTCCGCCAGGAAGATCCGCTCCCGCTTCCAGACGCTCGTGGCCCAGGCGGTGGACAAGTGCAGCTACCGGGACGTGGTGAAGATGATCGCGGACACGAGTGAGGTGCGGCTGCGGATCCGGGAGCGGTACGTGGTGCAGATCACACCCGCCTTCAAGTGCACCGGGATCTGGCCCCGCAGCGCGGCACAGTGGCCCCTGCCGCACATCCCCTGGCCGGGCCCCAACCGGGTGGCGGAGGTCAAGGCGGAGGGCTTCAACCTGCTCTCCAAGGAGTGCTACTCCCTGACCGGCAAGCAGAGCTCCGCCGAGAGCGACGCCTGGGTGCTGCAGTTCGCCGAGGCCGAGAACCGGCTGCTGCTCGGGGGCTGCCGCAACAAGTGCCTGTCCGTGCTCAAGACCCTCCGGGACCGGCACCTGGAGCTGCCCGGGCAGCCGCTCAACAACTACCACATGAAGACGCTGCTGCTGTACGAGTGCGAGAAGCACCCGCGGGAGACGGACTGGGACGAGGCGTGCCTGGGGGACCGGCTGAACGGCATCCTGCTGCAGCTCATCTCCTGCCTGCAGTGCCGCCGCTGCCCGCACTACTTCCTGCCCAACCTCGACCTCTTCCAGGGGAAGCCGCACTCTGCGCTAGAGAGCGCCGCCAAGCAGACATGGAGGCTGGCCCGGGAGATCCTCACCAACCCCAAGAGCCTGGACAAGCTCTAG